From Quercus robur chromosome 8, dhQueRobu3.1, whole genome shotgun sequence:
ATTACTATTGGAGACAGTGAGCTCTCTAAAGCACGATTCAAGTATGAAAAGCATTCCATATCCAGCATATGTACCTGCAAATAATGATAGatacacaaataaataaataataaagagcAACCATGAAACATTTAAAACATGGACAGACATAATAGAGAAAAGAACCTCATCAATGAATAGAACTCCAGGGACAAGTTCTGCTACACCTTCATCAATGTACCGGTTAACAAcctgtcattaaaaaattaaaaataaataaataaataaatttaaaaaaaaaaaaaaaaatgtgttaccTCCAAAGCTagacaaaaacataaatttggGAACAAACATACACCATCTCATCTTTAATGCATCATAGTGGGATAAAGACAAAGTATAGAAtgattttttatgtattattgGTGAAAAGAAGAATGGACTGTGTCAATGTCTTGGAATTTTCAACTTAATCAGAGAActgttaagaaaaataataacaacttaAGAAAAGGATTTCCCAAAATAATGGAAgaaatttttgagaaacttcGAATGACTTGCTGACCATGACTTAAGCttctatcaaaagaaaataatacgtTGAAATTAATATCTGACATAAATTTATTAAGTAgattaatttatttactttattattaattcttatcaaaaaaaatatgatgtAGTACCTTATTAATTTCTTGTCTTAACTTGTCAGTGATTTCTGTTTTCCTAGGCTTCATCATCTGCCCCATTAGGGACAGTATATCTTGCCCACCTTGAGGCCGTGCATTTGCAGCATCCAGATCATGTAGTGTTACATCCTGTTAGAGATTGGATAAGCAAACAGAAAACTGAACATCAAAATAGGAAGCCCATTACATCGCAAAAAAGATCAGTTTATGAGTCTTCTGATAAGTATAAACTTCCAGTACCAATAGTCAACATCAACATAatctaagaaaacaaaaagaaaattctatCAGAAgcacaacaatatatatatatgaaccgAAAGCAATGCTTATATACATTAAGCTCAgtctcactctttctctctctcctagttctctttttctttccctttttttctttggctgaGCAAAATATGATTGTATGAACCACCCAACTCCACCCCCCACTTTACCACTTAGAACAGGCCTAATGGTTACAAATCCTATAAGAAGCTCAACAACTTACTAAGCCAGCAAGAGTCACAAGCTGATAAGTTCAACCAACTTAAGAGGCATTAAATTCTAGCTATATCATCCTTGGGTCGGCTGCAGTCATAAGAGAAATTCAAGCAACTTCAAGAGTCAGTTACATCTCGTCAGATGATTTCTGTAACGCATTTCCCTCATAGGTCAAACAAATATGCAGCttaaattctttatattttgatgGCATATGCTTCACACAATGTCGATATGGCATTTATGAAAGAAATGCTGCAATTACTAACTACCCTGACagtcaaaaaattgaaatgtgcAACTATCTTAAATCCTGATCTCATAAGGAACACACATAGTCAGGAAATGTCCAACACTATTGTTATAAATCAGTATGTCACTTATGAATTTAAGAATATGCAACATACACAAAAAAACTAGTAGCTAAATGAAAACAGACCTGAACTATCTCCTTCTTTTTGTGAACCTCTCCTTTAGGAAGTGGAACATACTCTTCTGCTTCAAGGTCAAATTCTGTAGCGAAAGCGTCACTTCTGCCCACCCTCTTTACTGCTCCGCTATTTGCTTCAATATATATAACATCACCAACAGCCACCTGAAACATTGTATCAGGTAAACCAAAAAGGGATCAAactataatcaattttttaattagattctcCTTTTGAGCACACCAAACCCCAGGTTAAAAgttttagaataaataaataaaaacagcaGGAAAATGAAGAACAGGAATCAAAGTGACATGACATCAGATTGAGTTGCCTGTCctacgtttaaaaaaaaattaaaattaaaattaaaaataaaacagaaatTAGCCCCAAAAACAGACGACCTGGCATACTCAAGCACATGTTGCAACACTAGTAATACTGAATTTTTTATTAGGATAAAAAGGGACGTAAAGTATACAGAAGATGTGTACAAAGGTTCACCTAAAGACCACATTTAAGATCCATCTTGTTTAGAAAATCTAtttataaacccaaaaaatgaggaTGCAGCCAAaagcaagcaagcaaacatTCACTCATACTGCTATCATTTTGTTCTCTACAAATCACCCATGTTATACATAGAGTAGCATTCCATATTGATCCGTTACTTTGCCCTCCAAACATAAGGAACAAATCAGTAACCTTTGAAGGTATCACCcactcaaaataaagaaaaggttAAAGACCACAAATCTCTAGCAATAAAACAATAAAGCCTTAGATATTCAACTAATTTGCCACTAGCtttacacatacaacaccaatccaCAAGGATTGTATTCCTTTTGATGGAAGAACATTTTGCAAGGTGACAATAATAAATTAACATAatcattgaaaattttgcatATAACAGCTTCACACACACTCCATGGATAAGAAGGATGAGTAAATTTAAAATACTTCGCAAAGAGATTATACAAAGTAAATGAATATATCAAAAAAGCAAATATATTTCTATCACTGGAAAAATAAcagcaaataaataaaaggaaccTACCTTCTCCTTGATCAAGGCATCATAAATGGTTGGGTCCAACTTCAGTTGCTTGGTTCCTTTCACAGTTTTTAATCCAATGATCACATGGCTAATACTTTTACCATAGCCACCTGTCACACTCTCAGCTTCTTCCGGGGAAAGTTCAGTAACCTATAACAAGAACAGCAACATATCAAGAAATTAAGaagtaaagataaaaataacacaaagaaaTTATGGTCACATCAGACTAATATGAAAGAAGCATTAGTAACTTGCCTCTCCTTCATAGACTTCTTTATTTTCCTTGATACGTAGACCAATGGCCCGTCGAAAGTTTTCCATCAAAACCTCAGTTTTCTTTACTTCTGATGAGTACACTTCTGACCCAACCATTGGGCAGAATGGAACCTGCAAAATAACAAAGAAGAGTTTTATTTAATAAGCCTGAAGGGCCATCAATCATCTAATATCATAATGGGGGAAAAACATGAAACATCAACAAAGAACTCTCACcaaggaaacataaaaaatgttgataaataaaaaaacaaaacaagttacCAAGATAAAATGTGAGAAGTACCTTGCTCCCAAGTTCCTGTGCTATTCCAAGAGCCAGAGCTGTCTTTCCAGTACCAGGAGGCCCAGCCAGTAGAAGTGCCCGCCCAGCCATTTTCTTCTGCCGTATCATATCAACTACAAGACCAGATGCTTCCCTTGCCTCTGCCTGACCCACAAACCCAGCAGCCAAGGGCAATGCTCTTCCACTGGCCTGGAAATTAATGACCAAAAATCCAACATAGAATTACCAGTCATTCACATGAAGATCAAACCAGAAAACCAGTCATGATCTACAATATCAATTCAAGCAAGGATCTATTTAGGCCTCTAGGATTTGGTCTCCTGACAAGTGACCCCTTTTCCCACCTTTGGTGCCCATAAACAGGTGTATATAATTGACATTCACAAGCTCTATTTCAAATGTTGTTTTCTTGCCCACAAGACAAAGGTCTGCcactttataataataataataataaaacacacacacacacacatcaacATATAGGCAAGAGAGGACAGTACAAAGAAAATTAAGCAGAGCATGACAATTCACTCTCAATATGTCCATACAACCATCTAAAATCATCAGATTCATATGGTCCTAAAGAACTAATCTCAGCATCATATTCAGTGACCAAAAAAGTAGAACTACCATCAACCACATAATTCATAATAAAGTGACTAAATTTCCAGGCTTGGAACCCActatgaaaaaatatatgagaAGTGACCCCTTTTCCCACCTTTGCTGACCATTAATAGTTCTTTATAATTGACATTCACAAGCTCTATTTTTCATATGTTGTTTTCTTGCACTCAAATCAAAGGTTTtccactttaaaaaaaaacacatcaacatATAGGTCAATATATCCATACAACCATCTAAAATCCTCGAATCATATAGTCCTAAAGAACTAATCTCTGCATCATATTCAGTGACCAAACAAGTAGAACTACTACAAACCACATAATTCATAATAAAGTGACTAAATTCTATGGGAGACTTCAACCTTGTCACAACCCTCCTCTTTTTCCAGGCTTGGAACCGTGCTATGAACAAAATATATGGTAAGTGGCCCCTTTTCCCACCTTTGCTGACCATAAACATTTCTTTATAATTGACATTCACAAGCTCTATTTTCCATAtgttgttttcttgcacacaaAGCAAAGGGTCTTccacttttaaaaaaacatatcaACCTCTGATATAGGTCAATATATCCATACAACCATCTAAAATCCTCAGAATCATATAGTCCTAAAGAACTAATCTCAGCATCATATTCAGTGACCAAACAAGTATAACTCCTACCAATCACataataattcataataaagTGACTAAACTTCACGAATGCCAACAACCTGCCACAACCCTCCTCTATTTCCGGACTTGGAACAAAATATATGATACTAAGGGTACATTTAAAAGAGcgtttttaaaacccaaaactctgTTTTGCAACCACAAAACCTCGTACGTACcttttttttacaaacacttattttaaactcaaaaaacaattttccaATAGCTTATACAAGCGCGCCCTAAGCACAGTTAGAACAACtaccatatcatttttttaaaacaattatttgaaaatacatttatataaagaaaatgtaaGTCGGcaataaattatagaaatttaaaacaccaagaaaaacaaaaaaaaaaaaaaaaaaaaaaaaaaaacctataaagCGGCTAAAAGTTGAAAATTAGAGTGTGAAATTTATATACCTCAAGGCCAAGACCTTTGATGTGAGTGTGAGTAGCGATGCGCTGCTTCTTCGTAGTGGACTGGACCTCTTCTATCCTCACTCTATCCATCACTCTCTCTCgctatgtgtgtgtgttcaaTTTGGGTTTTGCTGAAACAGCTTGGTGGTGGTGAGCAAGGTGTGTGACAGGGGTGTGCTCGGTTTGGTTTCGGTCGGTTTGAATGGGTATGGCCAACCGAAACCGAATATTTCGGTTTGTGAAATTCTCAACCGAAATGGCTGGAAATCAATCGGTTTCGGTGTATTTCGGTTTCAGTCGGTTTCGGTTTTCCAAAGAGAGGGTTATTAAGATTTTCAAATCCACACCATAAgctcaaaacacaaacaaaaccagcATTCCACTCCAAATCAGTATTTGCTACTACTTATCCAAGAATTAACAAACCCCAATtcaaataaagatttttttttttttttttttttttaaaaaaagcacCACTTGAACACAGCTAACAGATACCccttttttccaaaacagaAATTCTTGATGTTCTTATCTGTTCAGAAAGAATCAGAGAATATGGAGAGGAAACTTATCtgggaaaatgaaaattcttCTGAAGCTTGAAACTTTccggggaaaaaaaaactcagagGCAAGAAACTGCAGAGAAAGTTTGTGGGAAAATGGGATGTGAGGAATGGAAGGAAAGACCAACCAATGTTCGTTGGTTTGGCGTTCTGTAATGTACAAATATGTAAGATTTTCACAGCTTGAAGAAAGAGAcagaaaaaattgagagaaaaagttGGGGAAGGGGGCGCCTGAAGAGAAGAAAAGGGAAGAATAAAATAGGGGTATTACCTTATTTATCTCATGCtctagggttttaaaaaattaaatagcaaaaaaccTAGCCAAACCAGAAAGTGCATACCACTAAGCCGCTAATCATTTATGTATTAAagttacataaatatttatatatatcgaTCGGTTTTTGGCCCTTTTTTCGATTCCTCAATTCTTTGCACACCCCTAGTATGTGTGAGGGTTTAAGCAGAAGAGAATGAAAAGGCAACGCACCTTCACAGTTGGGCTTAAATTTGGGACTTGGATATGGAAATGGATCTTTTGGTTTTGAATGAGGCCCTGCCTGAGTTACGAACCTTtgttattttaatgatttttggaGTTTAAATAGCGTCATGGGTCAAATTTAGTTGGGTTTGTGGTCTTAATGTCGAGCCAGGAGAAATCCAACTCATTTGTAACCCATAAATTGTTTTACAAGAAGGAAATTGTTAAAAGCGTACTGATTAATTAGAGTATTTATTTTGAATGGTAAAAGAGATGTTAATAAACCTAAATACCAAAacttaagtaataattttacACCTCACAAAATAATAAGAATGGTTTTTAAGTTTGACCTAAATTCATTTTTAGCTTCCaactttacttttattcaattgagttttcaaaatttcgagtttattcaattaaagtttTCACATCAACTTCCATTAAACGCTTGTCGTTAAGTGATTATAAATTCAATGATATTGATGCTTTTGCTATGTTGTTTTGCATGTGGTGTAAGTTATTGAGCTCATATGAGCCAGGCAACTGAAAAGAAAAGCATGGGATTGATGTATTGCATTGTAAATACCTAGTATTTAAATAAGTATTATGATTAAATATCAAGCTTTGGAGGAAACAAATACCATGcttagttacattttttttgctGTTGTTGATATTTCGATAGTTACAACAGTAGTAGGGATTTAAATTATGAATGTATTTGTTGGAAAAACCAAATGATGCATATTAATCTAAAATCCTCGGAATCATATAGTCCTTAAGAACTAATATTTGCATCATATTCAGTGACCAAACAAGTAGAACTACTACAAACCACATAACTCATAATATAGTGACTAAATTCTATGGGACCCGTCAACCTTGTCACAACCCCTCCTCTTTTTCAAGGCTTGGAACCGTGCTATGAACAAAATATATGGTAAGCGACCCCTTTTCCCACCTTTGCTGACCATAAACATTTCTTTATAATTGACATTCACAAGCTCTATTTTCCATAtgttgttttcttgcacacaaAGCAAAGGGTCTTCCACTTTTGAAAAAACACATCAACCTATGATATAGGTCAATATATCCATACAACCATCTAAAATACTCATAATCATATAGTCCTAAAGAACTAATCTCAGCATCATATTCAGTGACCAAACAAGTATAACTCCTACCAATCACataataattcataataaagTGACCAAATTTCACGAATGCCGACAACCTGCCACAGCCCTCCTCTATTTCCGGGCTTGGAACAAAATATATGATACTAAGAGTACATTTTGTTAGGCGTTTTGGAAGATTAAAAGAGCGTTTTTAAAAGGCGAAACTACATTGTTGGTCCCTAAAGTTTGCCTATGGAGCACTTTTAGTCcttgaaatttcaaatgagCACTATTAGTCCATGAAATTTCAATAATGAGCGCTAGTGGTCCTTTTATTAACTTCTGTTAGTTTTTTTTGTCTATGTGTCTAACagaataatgatgtggcatttttttaatgatgtgacgattttttattattaaaaaattacacattaGCTTGAGTctcccaaatcaaacccaattttATTTGGATCTTCCATTGATTTTCTTACTAACCAAACAAAACTACTACTAATATTCTCCAATCACTGAAGCCTTCCAATCGCTAAAACCTAGCTTGCCGAATTTACCATTGCCTGCCTTCTTACTAGGTATTAGATTCACCACCGCTTGGAAATTTGTAGTACATGCcgaaatcaaatacaaattgAAAACATTCTCAAGGTTTGGAGATATAACATAATAGCAATTATAATTATTAGGGACCAATAGCGCTCACTAGAAactatagggactaaaagtgctcCGTAGGTAAACTTTAGGGATCAACAATGtagttttgtctttttaaaacccaaaactctattttgcaACCACAACTCCTCGTacgtacctttttttttcaaacacttattttaaactcaaaaatcaatttcCCAATAGCTTATACAAACGCGCCCTAAGCACAGTTAGAACAACtaccatatcattttttttaaacaattatttgaaaatacttttatataaagaaaatgtaaGTCAGcaataaattatagaaatttaaaacaccaaggaaaaaaaaacccttaaagcGTCTAAAAGTGGAAAATTAGAGTGCGAAATTTATATACCTCAAGGCCAAGGCCTTTGATGTGAGTGTGAGTAGCGATGCGCTGCTTCTTCGTAGTGGACTGGACCTCTTCTATCCTCACTttatccatctctctctctctctctctctctctctctctctctctctctctctctctctctctctctcttatgtgtgtgtatgtgttcaATTTGGGTTTTGCTAAAACAACTTGGTGGTGGAGAGCAAGGTGTGTGTGAGGGTTTAAGCAGAAGAGAATGAAGAGGCAATGCGCCTTCGCGGCTAGGCTTAAATTTGGGACTTAGATATGGAAACGGATCTTTTGGTTTTGAATGGGGCCTGCCTGAGTTACAACCCTTTGttattttaatggtttttgGAGTTTAAATAGTGTCATGGGCCAGATTTAGTTGGGTTTGTGGTCTTAGTGTCGAGCCAATAGAAATCCAGCTCATTTGTAACCCATGAATTGTTTTGCAAGAAGGAAATTGTTAGGAGCGTACTGATTAATTAGAGTATTTATTATCAATGGTAAAAGAGATGTTAATAAATCTAAATACCAAAacttaagtaataattttacACCTCACAAAATAATAAGAATGGTTTTTTAAGTTTGACCTAGATTCATTTTATGCTTCTAACTTCACTTTGATTCAAttgagttttcaaaattttgagtttattcaattaaagctTTCACATCAACTTCCATTAAACGCGTGTCGTTAAGTGATTATAATTTCAATGATATTGATGCTTTTGCTACGTTGTTTTGCTTGTGGTGTAAGTTATTGAGCTCATATGAGCCAgacaattgaaaagaaaagcatGGGATTGACATATTGCATTGTAAATACCTAGTATTTAAATAGGTATTATGATTAAATGTCAAGTTTTGGAGGAAACAAATACCATGCTTAGTtacatttttgttgttgttgatattttgatagttacaacaatTGTAGGGATTTAAATTATGAATGTATTTGTGGGAAAAACCAAATGATGCATATTAAGTCATGATTGCTCGTTTATCTTTGAAGGTTATTTTAAAACTTTGCAAGGTTCTAAAAGAGAAGGTGGGTTCAGCATCTTCAACCATAACTTGTCTTTTGAAGACACGAGAAATATGTAGACCGAACTTTTGAAAATGGTCACATCTTTAAACGCCCTTTTCAGTTTTGCCCACTCCACCAATCAACATCATTCACACAGATAGATTACTTTCATATGCTTTTATAGAAAGATATTTGTTCAtttcaacatcaacatcattGTGATTGGACTAGATTGCCCAATCACAATGGATACCCTTTCAAGAGTTAGGTGCTTCACTACCACTACCAACTCTTCCAACATCCCATTTCCAAGAATTTCTCCAACTCCTTGCTCCACACTTCCCACTGTTTCAGTCCTAAGAACAAGTCCTCGTCCAGGTTAGTCAGTGTGGTATAATTATAGTACCTTTTCTTCACTTTGATTACATTGAATAGAATCACTCAGCTCACTTAGAGATAACAATGCAATTCTTCTCAGTTTCCTTGAAAATGGAAGACCCCATTCAAactcttatttttccttttttcttacAAAGACTTTATCTTTGTAgtaaattatggttttttttttcttgggtgtCACTGGATATTGGACTAATAGTTATAGTTACTCCTGTATGGGTTACATGATGTTTTTACAAAGTGCACAAATTTGGGGTTATGGGTAACATTTGAGGACTTTTGCCAGTGAGCTCTAACTAAAATGGCACCTCATTCCCTTGTAATTGGCACTTGGATGGATATGTATTCTGGAAGCAGGTTTTGTTAGGCCAAACATACTTTTGAAACTACTAATTGTGTTGTGACTAAGAATATGCTGTTTATAAGAGCCAAGttattcacttttattggtctTTGTAGATGGATGTTACAACTAGAATTTTAGATATTGAGAGCTCTTTCTAGTTACATTTAATGATTTATGTATGCATTTTTCATTGACCTTGTAAATTGTCAGGACTTGTTTCTATTTATAATACTTCATCAAGTACTAGTTTTTAGCTACTTGTGTTGAGTTGCATGTGCCTTACATGATTATGGTTGCGTAGTTGCCTCCCTCGCCAACTCACCAGGGTAATTACTGCAAGCTTatcttctttgttatttttcttgacTTCCAGTGAGTGGAGTAGCAAAAGAGGATGTTTTGCAAATGTTCTTTAAGGAGAGAAAATTAAGTGAAGATTTTATATCAAAAGCTTCTGATATATTTTGGCAGAGGGAGGTCCAGCAATTTGTAGATGTTGATGCCGACGAACCTGCCGACACTCCTCAACAAGCAGAGCAGGAacaccaagttttttttttttttttaattttccttttttttagctAGCATGAAAATATACTCTTTGCAGGATTACATGATTTTAACTTAAGGGAACATATCATTTATTGGTCAACTGTGTTG
This genomic window contains:
- the LOC126694062 gene encoding ruvB-like protein 1, whose protein sequence is MDRVRIEEVQSTTKKQRIATHTHIKGLGLEASGRALPLAAGFVGQAEAREASGLVVDMIRQKKMAGRALLLAGPPGTGKTALALGIAQELGSKVPFCPMVGSEVYSSEVKKTEVLMENFRRAIGLRIKENKEVYEGEVTELSPEEAESVTGGYGKSISHVIIGLKTVKGTKQLKLDPTIYDALIKEKVAVGDVIYIEANSGAVKRVGRSDAFATEFDLEAEEYVPLPKGEVHKKKEIVQDVTLHDLDAANARPQGGQDILSLMGQMMKPRKTEITDKLRQEINKVVNRYIDEGVAELVPGVLFIDEVHMLDMECFSYLNRALESSLSPIVIFATNRGFCNVRGTDMNCPHGIPVDLLDRLVIIRTQTYDVADMIKILALRANVEDLVIDDESLAYLGDIGLQASLRHAVQLLSPSSIMAKMNGRDNICKADIEEVKALYMDAKSSARLLQAQQEKYIS